In Bos taurus isolate L1 Dominette 01449 registration number 42190680 breed Hereford chromosome 17, ARS-UCD2.0, whole genome shotgun sequence, the genomic window aaatattcaggactgatttcctttaggattgactggttggatctccttgcagtcaaagtgactctcaagagtctcctccaacaccacagttcaaaagcatcaattcttcggtgctctgctttcatcgtagtccaactctcacgtacatgactactggaaaaaccctagctttgactagacaaacctttgttggcaaagtaacgtctctgctttttaacatgctctctaggttggtcataacttttcttccaaagagcaggtgtcttttcttttttgtgtgtcttttaatttcatagctgcaatcaccatctgcagtgattttggagcccaaaaaaataaagtctgtcactgtctccattgtctccccatctatttgccatgaagtgatgggaccagatgccatgattttagtttgctgaatgctgagttttaagccaactttttcactctcctctttcaccttcatcaagaggctctttagctcctctttactttctggtataaggatagtgtcatcttcatatatgaggttattaatatttctccctgcaatcttgattccagcttgagcttcatccagcccagcatttcgcacgATGTATTCtgcaaagttaaataaacagagtgacaatatatatacagccttgttgtacttgTCAGTAAACATGTaggaagtaattttatttttctatactgTTTTCAGTTCTTGCTTTACTTTAACCCTCCCAGAAGATGTGAGTTGAGTGAAAAATCTGGGACTAAAAATTTGGTTTTCCAGCAACACAGatagacctggagattatcagactaagtgaaataagtcagacagacaaagactaatatatgatattgcttatatacaGAATCAGATcagtcaaagagtcggacacgactgagcgactgatctgatctgatatacataatctaaaaagaaaaaaatactaatgaatttatttacaaaacagactcacagacttagagaacgaaaTTACGATTACAAGGGGGAAGTGAGAGGGGAAGGGATAGACTGGCAGTCTGGGACTGACATATGCatattactatatttaaaatagataaccaacaagggcctactttatagcacaggaaactgctaaatattctgtaacaacccaaatgggaaaagaatttgataaacaatagatacatatatatgtaaaaacaaaacaaaatcatgatttttttttttttttagctgctaACTCTAATCCTTTGCCTGGGTCATAAATAAGGTGTTAGCATTCAAATTCTGGAGATGCTTAAATGAATGTCATGTAGCAGCTTCTACCAAAATATAGCTATTAGCTCCTGGATGGAATTGCTTCATCAGGATTCTTTTCAAGATGGAGTTCTACCTACAGCTGCCTACTCCAAGTGTAGGGTTCCATCAGCTCTAACACACTGAGAGAAATGTGCTTATACTTCATCACTTTCCCAAAATATACACTAGTAAAAGGATACGGGGGCAAAAGAAGAAAACGGCCTTTTTCCAATAGCAGTAGTGAAATTTAGTAATTTGCctaatgggtgtgtgtgtgtgtgtgtgtgtgtgtgtgcgcgtcgctcagtcatggctctTTAAGGTCTGACTAAATGTGGCTTCTGTTCCAACTTGTTGGAGTCTAGCAAAAGCTGTGTCAGGAGAAGCTTCCAAGGGATGGTGTAGAAAGGATATACAACTGACAGGTTGCTGAGTGGACAAGAAGCCAACAAGTTGAGAACCAACAACTGACTCAGCATGTTAGTCGGGTGCTTTGCTTACTTGAGCATGAGCCCAGGAGGCTCAAACTAGGGTACAAACTATAAAGTGACCTGCAGTGTAGCGATCTCTGTAGCCACCagttaaatgtaaaaatgaaCCAAACATCAAACAACTATTTTACTCTTCAGTCAataatttttggttaaaaaatttttcaataacattgctaaaaaatacatagaaggaaaaagaaatttgctaacatttattttgtctttaacATGAACCTACATGACATTATGTTTAAAAGattaaagtattaaaatttattatttatttagttagttcggtcactcagttgtgtccgactctttgcagccccatggactgcagcatgccaggcttccctgtccatcaccaactcccagagcttgctcaaactcatgtccattaagacagtgatgccatacaaccttctcatcctctgtcgtccccttctcctcccgccttcaatctttcccagcatcagggtcttttccaatgagtcagttcttcacatcaggtggctaaaggattgaagcttcagcttcagcatcagtccctccaataaatattcaggactgatttcctttaggattgactggttggatctccttactgtccaagggactctcaagtcttctccaacaccacagttcaaaaccatcgattcttcggtgctcagccctctgtatagtccaactctcacatccatacatgaccacaggaaaaaccatagttttgactagccggacctttgttgacaaagtaacgtctctgctttttaatatactgtctagattcgtcatagctttttgtcccaggagtaagcgtcttttaaattcatggctgcagtcaccatctgcagtgattctggagcctaagaaaataaagtctgtcattctttccattgtttccccatctatttgccatgaagtgatgggaccggatgctctgatcttagttttttgaatgttgagttttagccagctttttcactctcctctttcactttcaagaggctcttcagtttctcttcgctttccgccataagggtggtgtcatgtgcatatctgccgttgttggtatttctccggGAAAtcgtgattcctgcttgtgcttcattcagcccggcatttctctGCATATGTACTCTGCAGATCAgttaaattttccacagtttgttgtgatctacacagtcaaaggctttggcatagtcaataaagcaaaagtagatgtttctctggaactcttggtttttctatgatccaatggatgttagcaatttaatctctggtttctctgccttttctaactcttcttctgccttttctaaattatttcttttacctGTACATATTTTTACATGGTCTTAAAACATCAGTTTGAATTGAGAActaaatgcattaaaaattttCGTTCAAATGTAAAAGACAAAACCTATTGGTCAGTATACTAGGtatcaaagaaaatgaagtcactcagttgtgtctgactctttgcaaccccatggactgtaggccttccaggctcctccatccatgggattttccagacaagaatactggagtgggtcgccataaGAGATCAGCAAAAGCAAGTTGTTTACAACTCCCAGGTATGTTGTAAGCTTCCCAGGGACCTATAGCGTAGGTGTTCTGTTACAGATataaaactgaggcatagagttTAATCTGCTTCAAAATCATTTAGAATGACTCTTTGAACTTGGCTCTTTGAGCCTGCTCTGCAGCTCTTGGCCTCAGGGGACTGTTTAAACCTGTTAGGTAGGGTGAGGAGGATAGATCTGGAGCCTAAAAACCTCAGTCTAAGAGTCCCTGTTTCCCCGAAAGTATGATCTTGAATTGATCAGGGCACTTCTAAACTATTAGGATTCTCTTTTCCTCACAGGGTTGTGAGGATTTACTATGCTACTGCGTATAAACAAACTCTGGGAACTGTAAGAGGTCCTCTCAAATGTAAGGTATAATAATAGgtcagggcttccatggtggcttagagggtaaagcgtctgcctgcaatgagggagacccaggttcaatccctgatcgggaagatcccctggagaagggataggctacccactccagtacccttgcctggaaaatcccatggacggaggagcctgggaggctgcagtccataataGGTCACCTTGGATAAATAGCTTGTCTTCTTTGAGCTTCATCTATAAATTGAGAATAACCACAGCGTGTTATGTGACTGCTGTGAAGGTGAAATGAGACCATGTATatgatcacatcagatcagatcagatcagtcgctcagtcgtgtctgactctttgcgaccccatgaatcacagcacgccaggcctccctgtccatcaccaactcccagagttcactcagactcacgtccatcgagtcagtgacgccatccagccatctcatcctctgtcgtccccttttcctcctgcccccaacccctcccagcatcagagtcttttccaatgagtcaactctttgcatgaggtggtcaaagtattggagtttcagctttagcatcattccttccaaagaaatcccagggctgatctccttcagaatgtactggttggatctccttgcagtccaaggaactgtcaacagtcttctccagcaccacagttcaaaagcatcaattcttcggcgctcagccttcttcacagtccaactctcacatccatacatgaccacaggaaaaaccatagccttgactagacgaatctttgttggcaatgtctctgcttttgaatatgctatctaggttagtcataactttccttccaaggagtaagcgtcttttaatttcatggctgcagtcaccatctgtagtgatcttggagcccagaaaaataaaagtctgacactgtttccccatctatttcccatgaagtgatgggaccggatgccatgatcttcgttttctgaatgttgagctttaagccaactttttcactctccactttcactttcatcaagaggccctttagttcctcttcactttctgtcataagggtggtgtcatctgcatatctgaggttattgatatttctcccggcaatcttgattccagcttgtgtttcttccagtccagtgtttctcatgatgtactctgcatataagttaaataaacagggtgacaatatacagccttgatgtactccttttcctatttggaaccagtctgttgttccatgtccagttctaactgttgcttcctgacctgcacataggtttctcaagaggcaggtcaggtggtctggtattcccatctctttcagaattttccacagtttattgtgatccacacagtcaacggctttggcatagtcaataaagcagaaatagatgtttttctggagctctcttgctttttccatgatccagcagatgttggcaatttgatctctggttcctctgccttttctaaatccagcttgcacatcaggaagttcacggttcacatattgctgaagcctggcttggagaattttgagcattactttcctagcatgtgagatgagtgcaattgtgcggtagtttgagcattctttggcattgcctttctttgggattggaatgaaaactgaccttttccagtcctgtggccactgccgagttttccaaatttgctggtatattgagtgcagcactttcacagcatcatctttcaggatttggaatagctccactggaattccatcacctccactagctttgttcgtactgatgctttctaaggcccacttgacttcacattccaggatgtctggctctaggtcagtgatcacaccatcgtaattatctgggtcgtgaagctcttttttgtacagttcttctgtgtattcttgccatctcttcttaatatcttctgcttctgttagggccataccatttctgtcctttattgagcccatctttgcatgaaatgttcccttgatatctctgattttcttgaagagatctctagtctttcccattctgttgttttcctctatatctttgcattgatcgctgaagaaggctttcttatctcatcttgctattctttgaaactctgcattcagatgtttatatctttccttttctcctttgcttttcgcttctcttcttttcatagctatttgtaaggcctccccagacagccattttgcttttttgcattttttttccatggggatggtcttgatccctgtctcctgtacaatgtcacagacctcattccatagttcatcaggcactctatctatcagatctaggcccttaaatctatttctcacttccactgtataatcataagggatttgatttaggtcatacctgaattgctattgctattgctaagtcacttcagtcgtgtccgactctgtgtgatctcatagacggcagcccaccaggcttccccatccctgggattctcccggcaagaacactggagtgggttgccatttccttctccaatgcacgaaagtgaaaagtgaaagtgaagtcgctcagtcatgttcgaccctcagcgatcccatggactgcagccttccaggctcctccatccatgggattttccaggcaagagtactggagtggggtgccacatacctgaatgatctagtggttttccctactttcttcaatttcaatctgaatttggcaataaggagttcatggtctgagccacagtcagctcctggtcttgtttttgctgactgtatagagcttctccatctttggctgcaaagaatatatataatcaatctgatttcggtgttgaccatttggtgatgtccatgtatagagtcttctcttgtgttgttggaagagggtgtttgttatgaccactgcattttcttggcaaaactctgttagtctttgccctgcttcattccgtattccaaggccaaatttgcctgttactccaggtgtttcttgacttcctacttttgcattccagtcccctataatgaaaacatcttttttgggtgttagttctaaaaggtcttgtaggtcttcatagaaccgttcagcttcagcttcttcagcattactggttggggcatagacttggattactgtgatattgaatgggttgccttggaaacgaacagagatcattctgtcatttttgagattgcatccaagtactgcattttggactcttttgttgaccatgatggccactccatttcttctgagggattcctgcccacagtagtagatataatggtcatctgagttaaattcacccattccagtccatttcagttcactgattcctagaatgtcaacattcactcttgccatctcttgtttgaccacttccaatttgccttgattcatggacctgacattccaggttcctatgcaatattgctctttacatcattggaccttgcttctatcaccagtcacacccacagctgggtgttctttttgctttggctccatcccttcattctttctggagttatttctccactgatctccagtagcatattgggcacctactgacctggggagtttttctctcagtatcctatcattttgccttttcatactgttcatgatgCCTATAAATCATATGATGGATTAATGCACAGTTCCTGGAACACCAAAATCAATCAAACTGATTCAACACACCTTCATTTTCACTTATCTGGTTCACATAGGAAGtgcagtgaagttgctcagtcatgtccgactctttgcgaccccatggactatactcctccatccatgggattttccaggcaagagactggagtgggttgccattgccttctccaggagatcttcccgacccagggatcaaacccaggtctcctgcattgtaggcagacgctttaccatctgagctaccagggaagctcacgtAGGAAGGTTTTGGTAAATCCCTAGGGTGGGGGTCTGAAATAAACTCTCAGAGGACAGAGAACTGGCTAAACTACCTTCTCCCCTATCCCCTCCTGCCTTGCAGTCATCCTCTTCCTAACCCCACTTCACAGAATGAGAACTGAGGACAAGGGTCTAAAGGTACCTGGCCTTATCTGCAATTCTCAGGGTTAGGCGCCCATGCAGCGTGGCCTCCGAGCCACACAGTTTCTCGCCTCCACCCGCCAGGGGGCGCTCGGCCCAACGTCGGCCCCGGGAGCTGCGCGGCTGGAGGAGGCGGAGCCCAGGAAGCCAGGCAAGATGGCGCCGTCCGCGTTGTTGCGGCCATTCTGGAAGCTGCTGGCCCCGGCTAGGTTCCCGAGTGTCTGTAAGTGTCCTTCCTCGAGCAGGCCCGCCCGAGCTTTCAGCCTGCGGCTCCCAGGGTGAGCCCAGCCGTGCGAGGGCAGGAGGGGACTGCGCCCGGGCTTGTCCTGCAGTGACCTTCGCCGACCCTCGTCCCGGAGcccacccctgcctccacccGCGATTCTCGGCTCCCAGTGTCCCCGACCTTACTGGGTCTGTGCGAATGGACTTAGAGTCCCTCCTCCTACAGACGGGGGAAAGGGGAACCCTTCCGTGGGCGCTTCCGAGTCGTCTGAGGGTTCGCAAAAGCCAATATAGAGGGTTTGAAGGTGTCCTGGACGACAGAGGCCACGGTCTGGCCCAGCCGGAGGCCCAGGGAGAGTCACTCGACCTCTCTGAACCTCTCCGTGGCTGTTTAAATGAGAAAGTAGAAGGGGGAATGAAATGCGATTATACGCATTTAAATGGCAGGTTTATTCGTACAAGGCGATAAGTTACAGATTTGGAGAGCCTTTCTGTCCCCTTTCAGCTTCATCTCGGTCAAAGTTCTACATTCAGGAACCGCCACATGGCAGTCCCAACTGGCTGAAAGTTGGCTTGACCTTGGGCACCTCCGTTTTTTTGTGGATCTATGTAAGTACTTACTCCCTTCAATCGTGCCAATCCAACCTATTTCTCCATGAGGGAAATCCTAAGGACTTAAAAATGTTACGATTTCAGAGGcaggtacacactactatatttaaaataggtaagCAGCAAGAACCTACCCTATAGCACGGAGAACTCGGCTCAGTATTCTATAATAacataaataggaaaagaatttgaaaaagaatagatacttgtataactgaatcactttgctgtacacctgtaacacatcattgttaatcaaatataaaacaaaaaaatttttaagtgtaacCAGGATGAAACATGTCATTGTTCCTCTGCATGGTTTTGTGAATGGCAGTTTTACTACATATTATTTATCCTTTATTTCTTAATGAAGATGGAGACAGGTTGAGGTTTTATGAAGGCACTTTTTTCAGATGCCATAGGGTCGGATTGTAAGtgaagaagaagggggcaacagaggatgagatgattgtatggcaccaccaacttaatggatttgaatttgagcaaactctggaagatagtgaaggacaggggagcctggcatgctgcagtccgtgggttcacaaagagtcagacacgacctagcaactgaacaactaatacaAATTAAATCCCATTAAATTTGTTAGACATAAGATTTTAGCAGTGTAAATACATTGTTGGAAATATACCTTTTtgtttgaagtgaagtcgctcagttgtgtccgactctttgcgaccccacggactgtagcctaccatgctcctccatccatgggattttccaggcaagagtttttggagtggattgccatttccttctctagaggaccttcccgacccagggattgaacctggggctcctgcattgtaggcagacgctttactgtctgagccacaagggaagtactTTTTGTTTACAGTATGCCAAATGATTTACCTATGAAAACTTAATAATCTTTTCCAAAGACAACACTATGTGGTAGCACTATTATTATTGAccttttatggatgaagaaaacaCTTGGAGAAATTAATTTGCTGAACCCAGTTCTCTCTAACTACAGAGCTACACAGTAGACCACTGTGAAATTGTGTCTCTCTATAGATAAGTTTTTTAATAGTTGACTTAAAGTATTGATGCTCCGttagatttaaattttttgttttgtggcTAATGGTTTTGAAattttctccactgctgcccacCTTCAACTCCTAGACCTgtatttgggatttttttcattaaagtgATTCAGCTCTTTGACATAGAAAGGAGTAAAAGATACTGAAAGTCACTTACAATTTAATAATAGTAACTAATCCttttttaatggagaaggaaatggcaacccactccagttttcttgcctaggaaatgccatgaacagaggagcctggctgggctacagaccatggggtcagacaagacttagtgactaaacaacaacaatcctttttaaataatgtttactATAATGTAATTTTGTATCTTCTTAAAGTTTCCTAAAAAAGAAACATGTTGCTGAGAGCGCTGATTGGTAATGAATCGTTGCAACAAACATCACCCTGTATCAAGGCATTGTTCCAGTTGCATAATCCGTCAGACAGTTATTCTGAGAAAGTGGCTGCCCTCCATGACATCTAACTAACACGTATATAATTGGGGAGTGCAGGTTGGTCACTCACTCACAGTATGAAACTTCTAAGGTTAGAAGTATAATACACATCCACCAACCTCATTTAATAACCGAGTTCTGCTTTGTCATGTTGGTGTGGCCCCGCTGTGGTAAGGCATTCCAGTCCATTAATTACCCACTGAATGAAGTAATTTTTTTTGCAGAAGTTGGATTTAAACTTTGGAGGGTTGCCTTCTCAAATTAGTATGTCAGATTGTGGTGAACAAGTATATatcattcattgttttgggaCTTTTTTATCCcttaaccttttatttttaactagaaTAGTTGTAATTCTTTTAATGTGTCCTCATTTCTCTtgtgaaatataaatatcaactGTTGGTTTCCTTCTTTTAAGTTGCCAGGAAAATTACATTTCTGATTTTAACTGTTACCTACTTTTAGCTCATCAAACAACATAACGAAGATGTTTTAGAGTATAAAAGAAGAAATGGGTTGGAATAAACTTTTGAAATACTAAAACAGTAAGTATACAATTTTATAGGATGAACAGATGATGCAAGATAATTTGACCTCTTTAAATGTGTTTTGCTTGTTATTTTATCAGGTTTATACTTTTCAGCACCTATATTCCTGTCtttgaaaaatttataaatttttagtaCCTGATTCAGATATCTCTTAGCATAGTCATTTTTAACCATTTTGCTTTGACTGCATTCAAAGGAAGTTGTGCTTAAGAGTAAAACCGAAATCATATTTTCTTAAATCTAATAGTGCTGTACACAGTGCCTTTCTAGCACTTAGGACAAGTTACCATTGCTTGTATACGACTTTCTTACTATGTCTTTGTCATATACCACACTTGAGTATAAAATTTGATGAAAACAGGGCATTCAATTGTTAAATTTTAACTGCATGATGATTTCTTTATGATTGTCACTACAGCTAATACCTAGTTGGACAATTCGTAATAAAACCTAGCTATGTATATGGATGCCATATttctaaaaagctttttaaagaaatcctgTATTGAGCCTTTTGTAAAAGGAAAAGGCACTCTTCTAAATCTCAGCTTTCATGGATTAGGTTGATTAAACTAGATAACTTAGATCTGCTGGATAATAAAATAGTAATCACTAATGTATTTATCACCTTGCTATTTCACTGCTTCAGTCAACCAGTCAAGATAAATATGAAATAGGTATTTAAATTGAAACCAGATGCTTTTGCTACTCCTGTAGTTGggatgaaaaaaaagttttttgctAAAACTTAGATAAAAATGAGGAGTTGATATTTTTTGTGGATTTGGTTTTTAAACTTCCCCTGCTGCTATAAGATGAATTATTCAAAATGgtctaattttaatattatttctgctGGTTAATGctatagctttcttttctttttttcattataggtgtGTTCCGTAAAGTGATTATAGCAGTTCCTCTGGATTCACGAATCTGTTGAGTTGTAAACGTGAGAGAAAGAATTACGTGTGAATATATGTCAAGTCAGCATTTGTGTTTTAcatgattaaattaaaaatacttctgtATTCTTCAGATTATGTATATTGTGACAATGTATAGAATGTCAATTCTAAGGTaaattattaaaagtattttaatgtcGAACATGCCATCTGATAATAGGGTCAATGATAATTAAGGACACATTGGTAAGAAAACTTAAggatatagattttaaaaaagtcaCTGCTGGAGGATTTACTCCTTATATCAACTTTTAATTTCTAATCAAAGCATTCATTCTTTAGTGATTAGGGTGGTAGAGCCACTCCTATTCTATTGTCTAAAATACAAAAGAACCcaaatattgttttcttctagaggAGAAAGTGAAGGTGAATCCTCTCAAAAAGAGTTTCTTCTGACTCCAATTCCTTGAATTTGGATGATTTTTGTTTGGGTAACAGTTTTTACACCTATATGGCCACACAGAGTTTGTGGCCTCTTTTTGCTAACATGAATTTCATCCAGTGAATAGC contains:
- the NDUFC1 gene encoding NADH dehydrogenase [ubiquinone] 1 subunit C1, mitochondrial precursor, which translates into the protein MAPSALLRPFWKLLAPARFPSVSSSRSKFYIQEPPHGSPNWLKVGLTLGTSVFLWIYLIKQHNEDVLEYKRRNGLE